The following proteins are co-located in the Phragmites australis chromosome 10, lpPhrAust1.1, whole genome shotgun sequence genome:
- the LOC133883556 gene encoding uncharacterized protein LOC133883556: MAAGCGPDKGNAPPAPSATAAGVFVARRHGFAVKKCGFMKRPSRAWGRVPLRDITNLIAASSAAAEAPLGRESSPPPAELEKPVAVLPRAAASVTMQDGVASGAAGKAGRYSLRKEFR; encoded by the coding sequence ATGGCCGCCGGCTGTGGGCCTGACAAGGGGAACGCGCCTCCTGCTCCTTCCGCCACCGCAGCCGGCGTCTTTGTTGctcggcggcacggctttgctGTTAAAAAGTGCGGGTTCATGAAGCGGCCGAGCAGGGCGTGGGGGCGGGTGCCGCTCCGGGACATCACCAATCTGATCGCGGCCAGCTCTGCTGCCGCTGAGGCCCCGCTGGGACGGGAGAGCTCGCCGCCACCTGCGGAGTTGGAGAAGCCCGTGGCGGTGTTGCCGCGGGCGGCTGCCTCGGTGACGATGCAGGATGGGGTTGCTTCTGGCGCGGCGGGGAAGGCTGGCAGATACTCGCTCCGGAAGGAGTTCAGATAG